A single window of Lytechinus variegatus isolate NC3 chromosome 8, Lvar_3.0, whole genome shotgun sequence DNA harbors:
- the LOC121419889 gene encoding uncharacterized protein LOC121419889 isoform X3 — MDVRIDAGSQSSTSSSVKCKQEVIIKEEDADKPENINSGLSIHCEQSHIKSEDTICKSEKLLSKSDEYKTFYIKEEEEECLQQETTTVGSSGDNASLELTCEAQPTEESEEERIQQYNEQDFTGLRPATCEHDTSSEPEQWTLRGESLVEREDLPDKERTQQDSSDNNGLTKSLQTTCQIGTTSRIDMSSECTGKDLFQEQGSIKDYSQESQGVDRPHLPASIENSCDLGEERSQRCLRGSNDLTCHVSVDHRSSSLSCCKSVQSKETSPGRPHASSQCGTKFQKLWNLKGHGSKHNGEKPFPCSKCPQSYTRKRNLKRHLIMVHGVANNEKSKRGDTTTSTTFLGRPHACSDCDKRFSRLSRLKEHKYTHSGKKPFACSLCPSSFVRKHDLFRHSSRLHGVGQGGVSKQGNKGSSKLKDITQKQCHRQSERKRGFDENAIEQIDNTGDVPNNICKGNVSNSIVHSESLCNEQTSLKRPHVCSQCGKKFQKMLSLKVHMYTHTGKKPFECSLCPQSFNSMKQLVRHSSEQHGNEVTECRKKIASENKNIAHNEKFVTNYMQSGDTFESQSHDPGHNKSLETNQKQIHIADQEKIDITDKWEQHGKVHHEMHRQNDDILSQQGNTDSSKSTSKGLSLKSRSHEIPKQLNTRPYACTQCGKRFKRTYHLKEHMDTHTGKKPFECSLCPKSFSRKRNLVNHSFSIHGVAADEVTRGVTVSQDSHRVTDYQKSRGVAVDQKSCGVTVDQVFHQVAVDQESHRVIVGQESCGVTVVPFFYGVAVDQVSREVAVDQLFNRVFVDQESLVTVDQVSHGVTVDQESLTTVDQVSHGVTVDQESLTTVDQVSHGVTVDQETHGVAIDQETRGVAFDQETRGVAIDQLFNRVFVDQKSLVNVDQVSHGVTVDQESLATVNQESLVTVEQVSLGITADQVSNSGSKSSEDQTEIRAHKQQISKRLSLKSRSHEIPKQLSTRPYACTQCGKRFKRTHHLKEHMYTHTGKRPFECSLCPKSFRRRKDLEEHLLRHHGISIDQESCGVTVGQDSHGVTVDQDSHGVTVDQESLEVTVDRKSHQVAVGQDSYRINVGLESCGVTVVPFFNGVTVDQEFHQVAVGQVSRGVIVDQVSQGVTVDQESLVNVDQVSCGVTVDQESLVTVDQESHGVTADQVSNSESKSSKDQTESLAHNQQLSKGLSLKSRSHETPKHTRPYACTQCGKRFKKTNHLIEHMDTHTGIKPFLCCICQRSFARKRALVSHSLKVHGFRNDQLSEQGCKFSSKLKVLVYKLSIEDCLEQINSPGNEQRHQQTHSEDQEQPKTMGQHQDLGSVCDVTHSPLCNVKDTLLDSERIQPDMIHGLGNVEKFEYTGVSKNGGEQSQLSKGSDAVKINSLREDLSLKLREEYTKSKQPTESHESSVSKILNNNRNSSGVIGRGNHLSEERGSTSISSPSNAPSYVQSEECSLGGPYVCAKCGERFSKLSNLKEHMYQHSSEKPFVCSICQQSFIQKRSLLRHSLRHHGISKDYLSSRLSTKLKGTTRNQLHVLGESKKQLDDKFQCHFDNTDDISNEIGKTNESNSTVRSQVLYTDLEQRITSVSNHQASIQETNRKQLQGKMDSSNSMSKGLSLKSTSHEIPKPYGCSECGKKFRKTNHLKEHMYTHTGKKPFECSFCPKSFSRKRNLVNHSLRHGVTVDQLSLGVTVDQGSCGVTVDQQTHRVTVDQNTPRVTVDQETPRVTVDQDTPGVTVDQDSYGVNVDQLFHEVAVDQETHRVTVDQETHRVAVDQDTPGVTVDQDSYGVNVDQFSLEVAFDQETHRVTVDQETPGVTVDQDSYAVNVDQFSHEVAVDQETLRVTDDQETHRVAVDQKTHRVTVDQKTHRVTVDQNTPRVTVDQDSYGVNVDQLFHEVAVDQETHRSTVDQDSYGVNVDQFSLKVAFDQETHRVTVDQETPGVTVDQDSYAVNVDQFSHEVAVDQETLRVTDDQETHRVAVDQDSPGVTVDQVSHGVTVDQETFGVTADQVSNSGNKSSEYQTEIFAQQKPISKGMSVRSRSHETPKPYGCSVCGKKFRNTSHRKEHMYTHTGKKPFECSLCPKSFRRRAQVVDHSLSIHGVTVDQVSNSEKQLLDSNQKDISDQDNMQISQGKDCKGHNPSVQTNNDTLNYVCSCGESFHSFEQLTVHTKTVGGGEPMKCPNCDEVFCHRSSYICHVLMHLEKNHKCPECEQTFRWSYELTSHMKSHLTKSKENINLPTERKRDKRLINAGSKNDSGANACSQCNKRFRKISCLREHIAYFHTGEKYFSCSKCSSTFLKRKSLIWHSAKHHGVVLDQICECGKGFSSKAEVIAHITTHDTLQSQGLGNNQQTHGTAHDQRNSNEEVSNKVFHNSDSNMSPVETQTSFKEPQLNKETSEKTRSIAMTKDLFDDSDDDQMSISSELIGRCTKSDESSSVLTVVDAHRKNGQESSLEELSAQTVDERLCSCSECQQHFPGKFSLLQHLMRHHEDILNKVCECGKRFSSEEALSNHQRGLVKCNNCLICKKTFEGQCLYELHMEMHAEMQYKCTECEDKFALENQLINHLKFHTGGKPFACSMCKASFSQDNSLAKHLQMHKKENLYECVKCGILFVNLNKICEHDLKVHKHCWCPVCDKHFHASKEYEEHMQTHKEDPIFECFKCRKQYPHLESLKRHATRHDENRILKCLSCNKLFIRENLRKHVEWHRSIRPHKCIQCGKGFVRKHELNKHMVGVHTKRIPALHLCHICGRACVSEARLLIHVESVHKKQEFHTCPDCGYSVANKQLLSQHLYICRGGKPYKCTICQDLFSDKYEFNRHIKRHAGKNQCPVCKRQFKSISDVNLHVRRVHTGERPFQCSQCPARFVGPSALKAHMTWHNGVKRFKCPLCKKAFIMPASRNRHLKKVHKEVNHVMCDKCGERFSGFDELMNHRKRLYKETPHLCVVCENRYQTICELTVHLKSHSN; from the exons ATGGATGTAAGAATAGATGCTGGTTCACAGTCTTCTACATCATCATCTGTGAAGTGTAAACAAGAAG TTATTATCAAAGAGGAGGATGCAGACAAACCTGAAAATATCAATTCTGGTTTATCAATCCATTGTGAACAGAGTCATATCAAGTCAG AAGACACCATCTGTAAGAGTGAGAAGTTGTTATCAAAGAGCGatgaatataaaacattctacatcaaggaggaagaagaggaatgTTTACAACAAGAAACCACTACCG TTGGGAGTTCAGGTGACAATGCATCCTTGGAATTGACATGTGAAGCTCAACCAACAGAGGAGAGTGAAGAAGAGAGAATACAACAATACAATGAACAAGACTTCACAGGATTAAGGCCAGCCACATGTGAACATg ATACCTCTAGTGAACCGGAGCAATGGACTTTGAGAGGTGAGTCCTTGGTAGAGAGAGAAGATTTACCTGACAAAGAAAGAACACAGCAGGATTCATCAGATAATAATGGTCTCACAAAGTCTTTGCAAACCACATGTCAAATTG GTACTACTTCAAGGATTGACATGTCCTCAGAGTGCACTGGAAAAGATCTATTTCAAGAGCAGGGCAGCATCAAAGACTATAGCCAGGAATCTCAAGGAGTAGATAGACCTCACTTACCAGCATCCATAGAAAACTCATGTGACCTTGGAGAGGAGAGGTCACAAAGATGTTTGAGAGGATCAAATGATCTCACTTGTCATGTCAGTGTAGACCACAGAAGCAGTTCTTTGTCTTGTTGCAAATCTGTGCAGAGTAAAGAGACGTCACCCGGAAGGCCCCATGCTAGCTCTCAATGCGGGACAAAGTTTCAGAAGCTTTGGAATCTGAAAGGACATGGGTCAAAGCATAATGGTGAAAAGCCTTTTCCATGCAGTAAATGTCCACAATCTTATACACGTAAGAGAAATCTTAAGAGACATTTGATTATGGTTCATGGAGTAGCCAATAATGAAAAGTCTAAACGGGGAGACACAACTACTTCCACAACTTTTCTTGGAAGACCCCACGCTTGCTCTGATTGTGATAAAAGGTTTAGCCGGTTAAGTCGCCTGAAAGAACATAAGTATACACATAGTGGTAAAAAGCCTTTTGCTTGTTCATTGTGTCCATCATCCTTTGTTAGAAAGCATGACCTTTTTAGACATTCATCAAGACTTCATGGGGTTGGTCAAGGTGGTGTGTCCAAACAGGGAAACAAAGGTTCTTCAAAACTTAAAGACATTACTCAAAAGCAGTGTCATAGacaaagtgaaagaaaaagaggattTGATGAAAATGCTATTGAGCAAATAGATAACACAGGTGATGTACCTAACAATATTTGTAAAGGCAATGTTTCAAATAGTATAGTACATTCCGAATCATTGTGCAACGAACAGACGTCTCTTAAAAGGCCCCACGTGTGCTCTCAATGTGGGAAAAAGTTTCAGAAAATGTTGAGTCTCAAAGTCCATATGTATACACATACAGGTAAAAAGCCTTTTGAATGTTCTTTATGTCCACAATCCTTTAATAGTATGAAGCAACTCGTAAGGCATTCATCAGAACAACATGGGAATGAAGTGACTGAATGTAGAAAGAAGATTGcttctgaaaataaaaacattgctCACAATGAAAAGTTTGTCACAAATTACATGCAATCTGGAGACACATTTGAGAGTCAATCACATGACCCAGGTCACAACAAATCACTTGAAACAAATCAAAAGCAAATACATATAGCAGATCAGGAAAAGATTGATATAACAGATAAGTGGGAACAACATGGTAAAGTTCACCACGAAATGCATCGCCAAAATGATGATATACTAAGCCAACAAGGAAATACAGATAGTTCAAAGAGCACAAGTAAAGGGCTTTCCTTAAAATCTAGATCACATGAAATTCCTAAGCAATTGAATACTAGACCTTATGCTTGCACTCAGTGTGGGAAAAGGTTTAAGAGGACATATCATCTGAAAGAACATATGGACACACATACTGGTAAAAAGCCTTTTGAATGTTCTTTATGTCCAAAATCCTTTAGCCGAAAGAGGAACCTTGTGAATCATTCATTTAGTATTCATGGGGTAGCTGCTGATGAAGTGACTCGTGGGGTAACTGTTAGTCAAGATTCTCATAGGGTAACTGATTATCAAAAGTCTCGTGGGGTAGCTGTTGATCAAAAGTCTTGTGGCGTAACTGTTGATCAAGTGTTTCATCAGGTAGCTGTTGATCAAGAGTCTCATAGGGTAATTGTTGGTCAAGAGTCTTGTGGGGTGACTGTTGTTCCATTTTTTTATGGGGTAGCTGTTGATCAAGTCTCACGTGAGGTAGCTGTCGATCAACTGTTTAACCGGGTATTCGTTGATCAAGAGTCTCTTGTAACTGTTGATCAAGTGTCTCATGGGGTAACTGTTGATCAGGAGTCTCTTACAACTGTTGATCAAGTGTCTCATGGGGTAACTGTTGATCAGGAGTCTCTTACAACTGTTGATCAAGTGTCTCATGGGGTAACTGTTGATCAAGAGACTCATGGGGTAGCTATTGATCAAGAGACTCGTGGGGTAGCTTTTGATCAAGAGACTCGTGGGGTAGCTATTGATCAACTGTTTAACCGGGTATTTGTTGATCAAAAGTCTCTTGTAAATGTTGATCAAGTGTCTCATGGGGTAACTGTTGATCAAGAGTCTCTTGCAACTGTTAATCAAGAGTCTCTTGTAACTGTTGAACAAGTGTCTCTTGGGATAACTGCTGATCAAGTGTCTAACAGTGGAAGCAAGTCTTCCGAGGATCAAACTGAAATTCGTGCTCACAAGCAACAAATTAGTAAAAGGCTCTCCTTAAAATCTAGATCACATGAAATTCCTAAGCAATTGTCCACTAGACCTTATGCTTGCACTCAGTGTGGGAAAAGGTTTAAGAGGACACATCATCTGAAAGAACATATGTACACACATACTGGAAAAAGGCCTTTTGAATGTTCTTTATGTCCAAAATCCTTTAGACGAAGGAAGGACCTTGAAGAGCATTTATTAAGACATCATGGGATAAGCATTGATCAAGAGTCTTGTGGGGTAACTGTCGGTCAAGATTCTCATGGGGTAACTGTTGATCAAGATTCTCATGGGGTAACTGTTGATCAAGAGTCTCTTGAGGTAACTGTTGATCGAAAATCTCATCAGGTAGCTGTTGGTCAAGATTCTTATAGGATAAATGTTGGTCTAGAGTCTTGTGGGGTGACTGTTGTTCCATTTTTTAATGGGGTAACTGTTGATCAAGAGTTTCATCAG GTAGCTGTTGGTCAAGTGTCTCGTGGGGTAATTGTTGATCAAGTGTCTCAAGGGGTAACTGTTGATCAAGAGTCTCTTGTAAATGTTGATCAAGTGTCTTGTGGGGTAACTGTTGATCAAGAGTCTCTTGTAACTGTTGATCAAGAGTCTCATGGGGTAACTGCTGATCAAGTGTCTAACAGTGAAAGCAAGTCTTCCAAGGATCAAACTGAAAGTCTTGCTCACAACCAACAACTTAGTAAAGGGCTGTCCTTAAAATCTAGATCACATGAAACTCCTAAGCACACTAGGCCTTATGCTTGCACTCAGTGTGGGAAAAGGTTTAAGAAGACAAATCATCTGATAGAACACATGGATACCCATACTGGTATAAAGCCTTTTTTGTGCTGTATATGTCAACGATCTTTTGCTCGTAAGAGGGCCCTTGTAAGTCATTCTTTAAAAGTTCATGGGTTTAGAAATGATCAGTTGTCTGAACAGGGATGCAAGTTTTCTTCCAAACTTAAAGTCCTAGTTTACAAACTATCAATTGAGGATTGTCTTGAGCAAATTAATAGCCCTGGTAACGAGCAACGCCATCAGCAAACACATAGTGAAGATCAAGAACAACCAAAAACTATGGGTCAACATCAAGATCTAGGCTCAgtttgtgatgtcacacattCTCCGTTGTGTAATGTTAAAGACACTCTGTTAGATTCTGAGAGAATACAACCTGACATGATTCATGGACTTGGCAATGTAGAAAAATTCGAATATACAGGAGTGTCTAAGAATGGAGGAGAACAGAGCCAATTGAGTAAAGGAAGTGATGCAGTTAAAATCAATAGCCTTCGTGAAGACTTATCTCTGAAATTACGAGAAGAATACACTAAAAGTAAACAACCAACTGAAAGTCATGAGTCCAGTGTCAGTAAAATCCTTAATAACAATAGAAACTCATCAGGTGTAATAGGCAGGGGTAATCATCTTTCTGAGGAAAGAGGCAGTACATCAATTAGTTCTCCTTCCAATGCCCCATCATATGTGCAAAGTGAAGAATGCTCACTTGGAGGGCCCTATGTATGTGCTAAATGTGGTGAAAGGTTTAGCAAGTTAAGTAATCTGAAAGAACATATGTATCAGCATAGTAGTGAAAAGCCTTTTGTATGTTCTATATGCCAACaatcatttattcaaaaaagAAGCCTTTTGAGACATTCATTAAGACATCATGGGATTAGTAAAGATTATTTGTCCAGCAGGCTTTCTACCAAACTGAAAGGCACTACTCGAAATCAGCTGCATGTTCTTGGTGAAAGTAAAAAACAATTAGATGATAAATTTCAATGTCATTTTGATAACACAGATGATATTTCTAATGAAATTGGTAAAACTAATGAATCAAATAGTACTGTTCGTTCACAAGTACTCTACACAGATTTGGAACAAAGAATCACCTCTGTTAGTAATCATCAGGCTTCTATTCAAGAAACTAACAGAAAACAACTTCAAGGAAAGATGGATAGTTCAAATAGCATGAGTAAAGGGCTTTCCTTAAAATCAACATCCCATGAAATTCCTAAGCCATATGGTTGCTCTGAATGTGGGAAAAAGTTCAGAAAGACCAATCATCTTAAAGAACATATGTACACACATACTGGTAAAAAGCCTTTTGAATGTTCTTTTTGTCCAAAATCCTTTAGCCGAAAGAGGAACCTAGTGAATCATTCATTAAGACATGGGGTAACTGTTGATCAATTGTCTCTCGGGGTAACTGTTGATCAAGGGTCTTGTGGGGTAACTGTTGATCAACAGACTCATAGGGTAACTGTTGATCAAAACACTCCTAGGGTAACTGTTGATCAAGAGACTCCTAGGGTAACTGTTGATCAAGACACTCCTGGGGTAACTGTTGATCAAGATTCTTATGGGGTAAATGTTGaccaattatttcatgaagtaGCTGTTGATCAAGAGACTCATAGGGTAACTGTTGATCAAGAGACTCATAGGGTAGCTGTTGATCAAGACACTCCTGGGGTAACTGTTGATCAAGATTCTTATGGGGTAAATGTTGACCAATTCTCTCTTGAAGTAGCTTTTGATCAAGAGACTCATAGGGTAACTGTTGATCAAGAGACTCCTGGGGTAACTGTTGATCAAGATTCTTATGCGGTAAATGTTGACCAATTCTCTCATGAAGTAGCTGTTGATCAAGAGACTCTTAGGGTAACTGATGATCAAGAGACTCATAGGGTAGCTGTTGATCAAAAGACTCATAGGGTAACTGTTGATCAAAAGACTCATAGGGTAACTGTTGATCAAAACACTCCTAGGGTAACTGTTGATCAAGATTCTTATGGGGTAAATGTTGaccaattatttcatgaagtaGCTGTTGATCAAGAGACTCATAGGTCAACAGTTGATCAAGATTCTTATGGGGTAAATGTTGACCAATTCTCTCTTAAAGTAGCTTTTGATCAAGAGACTCATAGGGTAACTGTTGATCAAGAGACTCCTGGGGTAACTGTTGATCAAGATTCTTATGCGGTAAATGTTGACCAATTCTCTCATGAAGTAGCTGTTGATCAAGAGACTCTTAGGGTAACTGATGATCAAGAGACTCATAGGGTAGCTGTTGATCAAGACAGTCCTGGAGTAACTGTTGATCAAGTGTCTCATGGGGTAACCGTCGATCAAGAGACTTTTGGGGTAACTGCTGATCAAGTGTCTAACAGTGGAAACAAGTCGTCTGAGTATCAAACTGAAATTTTTGCTCAACAGAAACCAATTAGTAAAGGGATGTCCGTAAGATCTAGATCACATGAAACTCCTAAGCCATATGGTTGCTCTGTATGTGGGAAAAAGTTCAGAAATACCAGTCATCGTAAAGAACATATGTACACACATACTGGTAAAAAACCTTTTGAATGTTCTTTATGTCCAAAATCCTTTAGACGAAGGGCACAAGTTGTAGATCATTCATTAAGTATTCATGGGGTAACTGTTGATCAAGTGTCTAACAGTGAAAAGCAACTACTTGATTCCAATCAAAAAGACATTTCTGATCAAGATAACATGCAAATCAGCCAGGGAAAAGATTGTAAAGGTCATAACCCATCAGTACAAACAAACAATGACACCCTTAATTATGTTTGTTCATGTGGAGAAAGTTTTCATTCGTTTGAACAACTCACTGTCCACACAAAGACAGTTGGGGGAGGGGAACCCATGAAATGTCCAAATTGCGATGAGGTGTTTTGTCATAGGTCTTCTTACATTTGCCATGTACTTATGCACTTGGAAAAGAATCACAAATGCCCTGAATGTGAACAAACCTTTCGATGGAGCTATGAATTAACATCACACATGAAATCACACCTTActaaaagtaaagaaaacataaatctCCCAACTGAACGTAAAAGAGACAAAAGATTGATTAATGCGGGCTCCAAAAACGATAGTGGGGCAAATGCATGTTCTCAGTGTAATAAGCGTTTTAGAAAAATATCATGCTTGAGAGAACACATAGCTTATTTCCACACAGGAGAAAAGTATTTTTCTTGCTCTAAATGTTCATCGACTTTTCTTAAACGGAAATCACTAATCTGGCATTCTGCAAAACACCATGGGGTTGTCCTTGATCAGATCTGTGAATGTGGAAAGGGGTTTTCTTCCAAAGCAGAAGTTATTGCTCACATTACCACACATGATACCTTGCAATCACAAGGCTTAGGAAATAATCAGcaaacacatgggacagctcaTGATCAAAGGAATTCTAATGAAGAAGTGTCCAATAAGGTGTTTCACAACTCTGATTCTAATATGAGCCCGGTTGAAACACAAACAAGTTTTAAAGAGCCTCAGTTGAACAAAGAAACGAGTGAGAAGACCAGATCAATTGCCATGACTAAGGATTTGTTTGATGACTCTGATGATGATCAGATGAGCATCAGTTCAGAACTTATTGGAAGGTGTACAAAGAGTGATGAATCTAGCAGTGTTTTGACTGTAGTAGACGCTCATagaaaaaatggtcaagaatcAAGTCTAGAGGAGCTTAGTGCTCAAACTGTTGATGAAAGACTTTGTTCCTGCTCTGAATGCCAACAACATTTTCCTGGTAAATTCTCGCTTTTGCAACACTTGATGAGACATCATGAGGATATTTTGAACAAAGTTTGTGAGTGTGGTAAAAGGTTTTCCAGTGAGGAAGCTCTGTCCAATCACCAGAGAGGACTGGTAAAATGTAATAACTGCCTTATCTGTAAGAAAACATTTGAAGGTCAATGTTTGTATGAGCTTCACATGGAAATGCATGCAGAGATGCAATACAAGTGTACTGAATGTGAAGACAAATTTGCCCTAGAGAATCAATTAATCAACCATCTTAAGTTCCATACGGGTGGAAAACCATTTGCTTGTTCCATGTGCAAGGCAAGCTTTTCCCAAGACAATAGCCTTGCCAAACATTTGCAAATGCACAAGAAAGAGAACCTCTATGAATGTGTAAAGTGTGGGATACTATTTgtgaatttaaacaaaatttgcGAGCATGATCTAAAAGTGCACAAACATTGTTGGTGTCCCGTGTGTGATAAACATTTTCATGCAAGTAAGGAGTATGAGGAACACATGCAAACGCACAAAGAAGACCCAATCTTTGAGTGTTTTAAATGTCGTAAACAATATCCTCACTTGGAAAGCCTTAAGAGACATGCAACACGCCATGATGAAAAcaggattttgaaatgcttGTCATGTAATAAACTCTTTATAAGAGAAAACCTTAGAAAACATGTGGAATGGCATCGCTCAATTAGACCTCATAAATGCATCCAATGTGGAAAGGGTTTCGTTCGTAAGCATGAGCTTAATAAACACATGGTAGGTGTCCACACGAAAAGGATACCAGCTCTCCATCTGTGTCACATATGTGGAAGAGCTTGTGTCTCAGAAGCTCGGTTGTTGATTCATGTAGAATCGGTCCACAAAAAGCAGGAATTTCACACATGTCCTGACTGTGGGTACAGCGTCGCTAACAAACAGCTCCTATCACAACACCTTTACATATGCAGGGGTGGCAAGCCATACAAGTGCACCATATGCCAAGATCTATTTAGTGATAAGTACGAGTTTAATCGGCACATCAAAAGGCATGCTGGTAAAAACCAATGTCCTGTATGCAAGCGGCAGTTCAAATCGATATCTGATGTAAATCTTCATGTGCGGAGGGTACATACAGGAGAAAGACCGTTTCAATGCTCCCAGTGCCCAGCCAGG